A part of Bacteroidota bacterium genomic DNA contains:
- a CDS encoding class I SAM-dependent methyltransferase: protein MFKKYDIGFSLDDPRTTLAHREIILNKPFLKRLYQDWYKEFMSVAKSVNNGKYLEIGSGGGFLKEEFPEVITSDILDLPVVDKVFSAEQLPYGENELGCIMMLNVFHHIPKPYLFLQEAERTLVKGGKVVMVEPANSALGRFIYKRFHHEPFVEDGPREIEPGNPLSNSNQALPYIYFERDLEKFRKDFPKLKIVSIKYHSPFMYVLSGGVSRSAMMPYFMYGFFKGLEKLLSPLNRQIGLFCTVVLEKQ from the coding sequence ATGTTTAAAAAATACGACATAGGTTTTAGTCTGGATGACCCCCGCACCACCCTGGCGCATCGTGAAATTATTCTGAATAAACCCTTTTTGAAACGTTTATATCAAGACTGGTATAAAGAATTTATGAGCGTTGCCAAATCGGTAAACAATGGAAAGTATTTAGAAATTGGATCCGGTGGCGGTTTTCTGAAAGAAGAATTCCCTGAAGTTATTACCTCCGACATATTGGATTTACCGGTAGTAGATAAAGTATTCAGTGCCGAGCAATTGCCTTACGGTGAAAATGAATTGGGCTGCATTATGATGCTGAATGTTTTTCATCACATTCCTAAACCCTATTTGTTTTTACAGGAAGCAGAACGCACTTTGGTAAAAGGCGGAAAAGTGGTGATGGTAGAACCCGCTAATTCGGCATTGGGAAGATTTATTTATAAGCGCTTCCATCATGAACCCTTTGTGGAGGATGGTCCGCGCGAAATTGAACCCGGTAACCCATTAAGTAACTCAAATCAGGCCTTACCTTACATTTATTTCGAGCGAGATTTGGAGAAATTCAGGAAGGATTTTCCTAAATTAAAAATCGTGAGTATTAAGTACCATTCGCCCTTTATGTACGTTTTGAGTGGCGGAGTATCCCGCAGTGCCATGATGCCTTATTTTATGTATGGATTTTTTAAAGGATTAGAAAAATTATTATCACCTTTGAACCGTCAAATCGGACTGTTTTGTACGGTTGTATTAGAAAAGCAATAA
- a CDS encoding fused MFS/spermidine synthase gives MQTKSNRSIYIVSFFEGAAVMATELCGSKLIAPYFGSSLYVWAAVIAITLGSLAAGYFYGGKLSEKNDRVKKLSLVLFISALYMGAMPFIANLFGPIALRFGLLFSVTISALLLLSVPMLLMGAASPLIISIQTQNSNESGRVSGLVYSISTLGGIISTFLCGFLFIPSFGISTTLFVFASLLALSLILLHKSNGFKAAVLLLMFLVSGFTSKTPLKNCIYQSDGMLGKINVIEDTIENLVVRKLLVNNTVQSEMNIQTGKSVSQYIALLDSNLSLTQNKNALVLGMGGGLTSNLLAEKGYKVTGVELDERIVEVAKNYFHLHKSTLAIADDARRFMNNCNEKYDLVLIDVFKAEEQPVHVITSESLQRLKQNLQENASLIINWHGYLKGERGLGTSILLNTLKSAGFNCKMVAASGKEDERNILIFASLKSPDVKKYEIQEAVESCDLINTDAKPLLEKYNALANQTWRKNYILYYYSAN, from the coding sequence TTGCAGACTAAATCAAATAGAAGCATTTATATTGTCAGCTTTTTCGAAGGCGCAGCGGTGATGGCTACCGAATTGTGCGGTTCTAAATTAATTGCTCCTTATTTTGGCAGTAGCTTATATGTGTGGGCGGCAGTTATCGCGATTACACTGGGAAGTTTAGCAGCCGGTTACTTTTACGGGGGAAAATTAAGCGAGAAAAATGACAGGGTAAAAAAACTATCATTGGTTTTATTCATTTCCGCTTTGTATATGGGCGCAATGCCTTTCATAGCCAATTTATTCGGACCCATTGCTCTTCGGTTTGGATTATTGTTTTCAGTTACTATTTCTGCACTTTTATTATTAAGTGTGCCGATGTTGTTAATGGGCGCAGCCTCTCCGCTTATTATTTCCATTCAAACACAAAATTCAAATGAATCGGGTAGGGTAAGCGGACTCGTTTATTCGATTTCTACTTTGGGAGGAATTATTTCCACTTTCTTATGTGGTTTTTTGTTTATTCCTTCATTTGGAATTAGCACCACTTTATTTGTATTTGCCTCGTTGCTGGCATTATCATTAATTCTTCTTCATAAATCTAACGGTTTTAAAGCAGCGGTTTTATTGTTAATGTTTTTAGTGAGCGGATTTACTTCGAAAACTCCTCTTAAAAATTGTATTTATCAAAGTGATGGAATGCTCGGGAAAATAAACGTCATTGAAGATACGATTGAAAATTTAGTTGTAAGAAAATTGTTAGTGAATAACACAGTTCAATCGGAGATGAATATCCAAACCGGCAAATCTGTTTCTCAATACATAGCTTTACTGGATTCTAACCTGTCTTTAACGCAAAATAAAAACGCATTAGTTCTAGGTATGGGGGGCGGACTCACCTCCAATTTACTCGCTGAAAAGGGATATAAGGTAACAGGCGTTGAATTGGATGAAAGGATTGTTGAAGTGGCGAAAAATTATTTTCATCTCCATAAATCCACACTAGCTATTGCTGATGATGCACGTCGATTTATGAATAATTGCAATGAGAAATATGATCTCGTTTTAATTGACGTGTTTAAAGCCGAAGAGCAACCTGTACATGTTATTACCTCAGAGAGTTTACAGCGTTTAAAGCAGAATTTGCAAGAGAACGCAAGTTTGATTATTAACTGGCATGGTTATCTAAAAGGCGAGCGTGGCTTAGGAACTTCTATTTTATTGAACACCTTAAAAAGTGCAGGATTTAATTGTAAAATGGTTGCGGCATCAGGTAAAGAAGACGAAAGAAATATTTTGATTTTTGCATCTCTTAAGTCGCCTGACGTTAAAAAATATGAAATTCAGGAAGCCGTAGAATCGTGTGATTTAATCAATACCGATGCTAAACCGTTGTTAGAGAAATACAACGCTCTTGCCAATCAAACCTGGCGTAAAAACTACATACTTTACTACTATTCAGCTAATTAA
- a CDS encoding GNAT family N-acetyltransferase — protein sequence MEFKLRPWNKSDLESLVKHANNPNVAKFMTNGFPYPYTKAHGEKWLEIATTTHASNFMCIEINGEAAGGAGIHLQQDIMCKNAELGYWLSEEYWGNGIIPKVVLQVVDYGFKNFDITRIYARPFGNNQASQRVLEKCGFKLEARIEKSIFKNGEFLDELIYAVRKS from the coding sequence ATGGAATTCAAATTACGCCCATGGAATAAGTCGGATTTGGAAAGTTTGGTAAAACACGCCAACAACCCAAATGTTGCCAAATTCATGACCAATGGCTTTCCGTATCCTTACACTAAGGCGCATGGCGAAAAATGGCTGGAAATAGCAACGACAACTCACGCTTCCAATTTTATGTGCATTGAAATTAATGGCGAAGCTGCGGGTGGTGCCGGCATACATTTACAGCAAGACATCATGTGTAAAAACGCTGAATTAGGTTATTGGCTCAGCGAAGAATACTGGGGAAATGGTATTATTCCAAAAGTAGTTTTACAAGTTGTTGACTATGGTTTTAAAAACTTTGATATCACTCGCATTTATGCCCGTCCGTTTGGTAATAACCAAGCCTCACAACGCGTGTTGGAAAAATGCGGTTTTAAATTAGAAGCCAGAATTGAAAAAAGTATTTTCAAGAATGGTGAATTTTTGGATGAACTAATTTACGCTGTCAGAAAATCATGA
- a CDS encoding glycosyltransferase, producing MSDKKTYFDTLAKARKKRGISAYYWKEITNYSKYFSHEDSSVLEIGCGSGDLLAGIDGKRKVGIDFSEEMIAWAKEKQSDKTIEFMVMDANNITLNEKFDLVIISNLIGFVDDIQNVFEQVKKVCHPNTKVIVQFYNSLWEPVIKFAELIGLKKKTPLQNWLNSRDINNLLFVSGFDVYRNSKRLIFPVFFPILSFILNKYLAKFPFFRFFSLNIYSFAKPLPENDENVYSQKYSTTVVIPARNESGNIENAITRLPKFGKHVEIIFIEGNSTDDTWEKIQEIQKKYAATHDIKIGQQKGKGKADAVREGYKIATGDILMILDADLTVPPEDIPKFYNAIASGKGDFINGTRLVYPMDKEAMRFLNYLGNHFFSWAFTWLLEQRFKDTLCGTKVMFRTDYNKLTKNRKYFGEFDPFGDFDLLFGAHKLNLKIVEVPIRYRERTYGTTNISRFKHGVILLRMCAFASRKCKFI from the coding sequence TTGAGCGACAAGAAAACATATTTTGATACATTGGCTAAGGCGCGTAAAAAACGCGGCATTAGCGCATACTACTGGAAAGAAATTACCAATTACAGCAAATACTTCTCGCATGAAGACAGCAGTGTATTGGAAATAGGTTGCGGCAGCGGTGATTTGTTGGCAGGCATTGATGGCAAACGTAAAGTGGGAATAGATTTCAGTGAAGAAATGATTGCCTGGGCGAAAGAAAAACAAAGCGATAAGACTATTGAATTTATGGTAATGGATGCCAATAACATTACCTTGAATGAAAAATTTGACTTAGTCATCATCAGTAATCTCATTGGGTTTGTTGACGATATTCAGAATGTATTTGAACAGGTAAAAAAAGTTTGTCACCCTAACACCAAAGTGATTGTACAATTTTACAATTCATTGTGGGAACCGGTGATAAAATTTGCGGAGTTGATTGGTTTGAAAAAGAAAACGCCTTTACAGAACTGGTTAAATTCGCGCGATATTAATAATTTATTATTCGTATCGGGATTTGATGTGTATCGTAATTCAAAGCGACTCATTTTCCCGGTCTTCTTCCCTATTCTGTCTTTTATATTAAATAAATACTTAGCGAAATTTCCATTCTTCCGTTTCTTTAGCTTAAACATTTACAGTTTTGCTAAACCATTACCGGAGAATGATGAAAACGTTTACAGTCAAAAATATTCTACAACCGTAGTTATTCCGGCACGCAATGAAAGCGGCAACATTGAAAATGCGATTACACGTTTACCTAAATTCGGAAAGCATGTAGAGATTATTTTCATTGAAGGTAACAGTACCGACGATACCTGGGAGAAAATTCAGGAGATTCAAAAGAAATACGCGGCCACTCACGATATAAAAATCGGTCAGCAAAAAGGTAAAGGAAAAGCAGATGCGGTGCGTGAAGGCTATAAAATAGCGACCGGAGATATTTTAATGATTCTGGATGCCGACTTAACTGTACCGCCCGAAGACATTCCTAAATTTTACAATGCCATCGCGAGTGGTAAAGGAGATTTTATTAACGGAACACGATTAGTTTATCCGATGGATAAAGAAGCCATGCGCTTTTTAAATTATCTGGGTAATCATTTCTTTAGCTGGGCCTTTACCTGGTTATTGGAACAACGTTTTAAAGATACTTTATGTGGCACTAAAGTAATGTTCCGAACCGATTACAATAAACTCACTAAAAACCGTAAATACTTTGGAGAGTTTGATCCTTTTGGAGATTTTGATTTGCTATTTGGCGCGCACAAGCTCAATTTAAAAATTGTAGAAGTTCCGATTCGATATCGCGAGCGTACGTATGGTACTACCAACATTTCCCGCTTCAAACATGGCGTGATTTTATTGCGCATGTGTGCCTTTGCCAGTAGGAAATGTAAATTTATTTAG
- a CDS encoding patatin-like phospholipase family protein: MKQIGLALSGGGARGFAHLGVLKVIDELNIKISAISGTSAGALFGSMYAAGYKPDEILKIGKAAKLFNFPNILFGKSGFFNTQGFEETITRYIPDNSFEKLKIPFTAVATDIVNNKTVYLNSGELAKSVAASACIPLIFEPIHLNETYLLDGGILNQLPIEPLLENDNHIIGVHVNSMSNKIEDLHMKDMLDRSFHCALGQSVYSKTHACDVFIEPPDMSRFGMFDFNKADDIFDYAYNYASSIRAEIEGIKFV; the protein is encoded by the coding sequence ATGAAACAGATAGGACTTGCTCTTTCAGGTGGTGGCGCTCGTGGTTTTGCTCACCTTGGTGTATTGAAGGTAATTGATGAACTCAATATAAAAATCAGCGCTATTTCGGGCACGAGTGCAGGCGCTTTATTTGGCTCTATGTACGCGGCCGGTTATAAACCCGATGAAATACTAAAAATCGGAAAAGCGGCCAAACTATTTAATTTTCCTAATATTCTATTCGGAAAATCGGGTTTCTTTAACACACAAGGATTTGAAGAAACCATTACGCGTTACATACCCGATAATTCTTTTGAGAAATTAAAAATTCCTTTCACTGCTGTTGCAACGGATATAGTAAACAATAAAACAGTGTATTTGAATTCAGGTGAGCTGGCCAAAAGTGTAGCAGCATCGGCTTGTATTCCTCTCATATTTGAACCAATCCATTTAAACGAAACATACTTACTCGACGGTGGTATTTTAAATCAATTGCCAATTGAGCCTTTATTGGAAAACGACAACCATATTATAGGTGTTCATGTAAATTCAATGAGTAACAAAATTGAGGATTTACATATGAAGGATATGCTGGATCGCAGTTTTCATTGTGCATTAGGGCAATCCGTTTATTCTAAAACTCATGCTTGTGATGTTTTTATTGAGCCACCTGATATGAGTCGCTTTGGTATGTTTGATTTCAATAAAGCGGACGATATTTTTGATTATGCCTACAACTATGCCTCTTCAATCCGCGCAGAAATCGAAGGCATCAAGTTTGTTTAA
- a CDS encoding tetratricopeptide repeat protein → MLKIDKPDTTKVSHLNSLAFLIYTLNPDSTIHLAKEAITLTRNLYKSTKNTGYHALKKREAESYGNMGIGYWSKGEYSLALQNYNEALKIEEELNNKSGIAKCLGRIGVIYQNQSDYTVALEYYAKALNIDETINNKTGVERHLGNIGIVYHRQGDYPKALEYYLRALKINEQLGNKSGIARHLGNIATMYADQGDFEKALQFYNKTLKIDEEIGNKHGISTHLGSIGIIYTDQAELSTNVTDKSELYKKSLDYYFKSLAIAEELGAKNLISIWLANIGIVYDNQAEIASNPSEKEDLNKKALDYYLKALEIDKELGNKSGMAIRLGNIGSLYTDIKKYNEAEFYLLEALKLDKEIGDINIERQVEELLTELYSKTNRHQLAFEHYKKAVLLKDSIFNEEKNNELTRKEMTYEFEKKEEAAKREQEIKDTIKQEEIKRERLIYWSASGIVSLSLISSLLLFNRKRLKEKNKFQQQLNKQQKEQAVAVMETQEMERKRIAEDLHDSLGHLLSTAKLNLQTLPQEKQVQNSLTLLNQASDEIRNITFNLMPHTLEEGGLIPALEELANKVNNSGTVLVNLQIHNMEKFNLEKQSQFNIYRIVQEAVNNILKHAGASEISIQVIGQEDHITIMIEDDGKGFNPQTNKTGRGLKNIVTRSLWLKGNINIDSTPGKGTTITTEFPA, encoded by the coding sequence TTGCTTAAAATTGATAAACCTGATACAACCAAGGTGAGTCATTTAAACTCACTCGCGTTTTTAATTTATACTCTAAATCCCGATTCTACTATTCATCTGGCAAAAGAAGCTATCACCCTTACCCGTAATTTATACAAATCAACGAAAAACACGGGATACCATGCTCTGAAAAAAAGAGAAGCCGAGTCGTACGGTAACATGGGTATAGGATATTGGTCTAAAGGCGAGTACTCTTTAGCGTTGCAAAACTATAATGAAGCCTTAAAAATTGAAGAAGAACTAAATAATAAATCAGGAATAGCAAAATGCTTGGGCAGAATTGGTGTAATATATCAGAATCAATCCGATTACACGGTAGCCTTGGAATACTACGCAAAAGCACTTAATATAGATGAAACAATTAATAACAAAACCGGTGTTGAACGACACCTCGGTAACATTGGAATAGTTTATCATAGACAAGGCGATTATCCGAAAGCGCTCGAATATTATTTAAGGGCGTTAAAAATAAACGAACAACTCGGTAACAAAAGTGGTATAGCCCGACATTTGGGAAACATTGCTACAATGTATGCCGACCAGGGAGATTTTGAAAAAGCACTTCAGTTTTACAATAAAACATTGAAAATAGATGAGGAGATTGGAAATAAACATGGAATCTCAACTCACCTGGGAAGTATAGGAATCATTTATACCGATCAGGCTGAACTTAGCACCAATGTAACAGACAAATCTGAGCTTTATAAAAAATCTCTTGATTATTATTTTAAATCATTAGCCATTGCTGAAGAACTTGGAGCAAAGAATTTAATTTCGATTTGGTTGGCTAACATTGGTATTGTATACGATAATCAAGCTGAAATTGCCTCCAACCCGTCTGAAAAAGAAGACTTGAATAAAAAGGCATTAGACTATTATCTTAAAGCCTTAGAGATTGACAAAGAACTTGGCAACAAAAGCGGAATGGCTATACGGCTTGGCAATATAGGCTCGTTATATACTGATATAAAAAAATATAATGAAGCTGAATTTTATTTATTAGAAGCATTAAAGCTTGATAAAGAAATAGGCGACATAAACATTGAAAGACAAGTCGAAGAATTACTTACCGAACTATACTCCAAAACTAACCGTCACCAACTTGCGTTTGAACATTACAAAAAAGCTGTGTTGCTAAAAGACAGTATTTTTAATGAAGAAAAAAACAACGAGCTCACACGTAAAGAAATGACTTATGAATTTGAAAAAAAGGAAGAAGCCGCAAAACGTGAACAGGAAATAAAAGATACCATAAAACAGGAAGAGATAAAGCGCGAAAGATTAATTTACTGGTCGGCTAGCGGAATTGTTTCACTCAGTTTAATTTCATCGCTTTTGCTGTTTAATCGCAAACGACTTAAGGAAAAGAATAAGTTTCAGCAGCAACTTAACAAACAGCAAAAAGAGCAGGCAGTGGCAGTGATGGAAACACAGGAAATGGAAAGAAAACGGATAGCGGAGGATCTGCATGACAGCTTAGGTCATTTATTATCTACAGCGAAATTAAACCTGCAAACATTACCTCAGGAAAAGCAAGTTCAGAACTCATTAACACTTCTTAACCAGGCTTCCGACGAGATAAGAAATATAACTTTTAATCTTATGCCGCATACCTTAGAAGAAGGCGGATTAATTCCCGCGCTGGAGGAACTTGCTAATAAGGTAAACAATTCAGGTACTGTTCTGGTAAACCTTCAAATCCACAATATGGAAAAGTTTAACTTAGAAAAACAATCGCAGTTTAATATTTACAGAATTGTACAGGAAGCGGTAAACAACATTCTCAAACACGCAGGAGCATCTGAAATAAGCATTCAGGTTATCGGACAAGAAGATCACATTACCATTATGATTGAAGACGACGGAAAAGGATTTAATCCCCAAACAAATAAAACCGGTAGAGGATTAAAAAACATTGTTACCCGATCGTTATGGTTAAAAGGTAATATTAATATCGATTCTACTCCCGGAAAGGGAACTACAATAACCACAGAATTTCCAGCATAA
- a CDS encoding endonuclease/exonuclease/phosphatase family protein encodes MQFRRLALISAFGILVTFFTFNKYFQITITNKGSNSDIKVTSYNSMLFDLYNWSKNKKSRQHIINSLQEINPDVLCLQEFYNSNREDGLHNIDTVVNALNTKYHHVEYTSIAYGHNHFGLATFSKYPIINKGTIVFNTKSNNICIYSDLLINKDTVRVYNMHLQSISFSKQDYKFIDDALDSDDAQDELENSKSILRRLKRAFVKRAEQAEKVAYSIKNCPYKVIVCGDFNDTPASYAYRIISKELKDAFVEKGSGFGRTYEGKFPKFRIDYILHDKEIKCNAFEVCDETFTDHYPITGYFQLEKN; translated from the coding sequence ATGCAATTTCGCCGCCTTGCCTTAATTTCCGCTTTTGGCATCTTGGTTACCTTTTTTACATTCAACAAATATTTTCAAATTACAATTACCAATAAAGGATCCAATAGTGATATAAAGGTAACCTCTTACAATAGTATGCTCTTCGATTTGTACAATTGGAGTAAAAATAAAAAATCGCGGCAGCATATTATTAATTCATTACAGGAAATTAATCCGGATGTTTTGTGTTTGCAGGAATTTTATAATTCAAACCGTGAAGACGGATTACATAATATAGATACTGTTGTAAACGCACTCAATACAAAGTATCATCATGTTGAGTATACATCCATTGCGTACGGACATAATCATTTCGGTTTAGCTACTTTTTCAAAGTATCCGATTATCAATAAAGGAACTATCGTTTTTAATACGAAGTCTAATAATATATGTATTTATAGTGATCTTTTAATTAATAAAGACACCGTTCGTGTTTATAATATGCATCTGCAATCGATAAGTTTTAGTAAACAAGATTATAAATTTATTGATGATGCTTTAGATTCAGATGATGCACAGGATGAACTGGAGAATTCAAAAAGTATTTTAAGGCGATTAAAACGCGCTTTTGTGAAACGCGCTGAGCAAGCCGAAAAGGTAGCATACAGCATTAAAAATTGTCCTTATAAAGTTATCGTTTGCGGGGATTTCAATGATACGCCGGCTTCATATGCTTATCGGATAATCAGTAAGGAATTAAAAGATGCTTTTGTAGAGAAGGGGAGTGGATTTGGAAGAACATATGAGGGTAAATTCCCAAAATTCAGAATTGATTACATTTTACACGATAAAGAAATTAAATGTAATGCTTTTGAAGTGTGTGATGAAACATTCACTGACCACTATCCAATAACCGGATATTTTCAACTCGAAAAGAATTAA
- the map gene encoding type I methionyl aminopeptidase, with translation MIYIKTREEIELMRESALMVSRTLGLVAEHIKPGVEPVFLDKIAEEYIRDNGGVPAFKGYRGNPPFPATLCISINEAVVHGIPTNKPLKDGDIVSVDCGVKKNGFYGDHAYTFGIGEIKPEHRKLLDVTLEALYKGIEQTRAGNRIGDISYAIQHHAESHGYGVVRELVGHGLGKSLHEEPEVPNYGKRGDGPKLKDGMVIAIEPMINLGKKNITQLNDGWTIITADGLPSAHFEHDVAIIDGKPEILSTFAYVEEALAKK, from the coding sequence ATGATTTATATTAAAACAAGAGAAGAGATTGAATTGATGCGCGAATCAGCCCTCATGGTATCGCGTACCTTGGGTTTAGTAGCAGAGCACATTAAACCGGGTGTAGAACCTGTTTTTCTGGATAAAATTGCCGAGGAATATATTCGTGATAACGGTGGCGTTCCCGCGTTTAAAGGTTACAGAGGAAATCCTCCATTTCCGGCTACTTTGTGTATTTCCATTAATGAGGCAGTTGTACATGGTATCCCAACCAATAAACCACTCAAAGACGGAGATATTGTATCGGTGGATTGCGGTGTAAAGAAAAATGGATTTTATGGCGATCATGCATATACTTTTGGGATTGGTGAGATAAAACCTGAACACAGAAAATTATTGGATGTGACTTTAGAAGCTTTGTACAAAGGTATTGAGCAAACCCGTGCCGGAAACCGTATTGGGGATATCAGTTACGCCATACAACATCATGCAGAGAGTCATGGTTACGGTGTAGTGCGTGAGTTAGTAGGACATGGTTTAGGAAAAAGCTTGCACGAAGAACCGGAAGTGCCAAATTATGGTAAGCGTGGAGACGGTCCGAAATTAAAAGACGGAATGGTGATTGCGATTGAACCGATGATTAATTTGGGTAAGAAAAACATTACGCAATTAAACGATGGCTGGACCATCATAACAGCCGACGGACTGCCGAGTGCTCATTTTGAGCATGACGTAGCTATCATTGACGGTAAACCTGAGATACTTTCCACTTTTGCTTATGTGGAGGAAGCTTTGGCAAAAAAATAA
- a CDS encoding hydrolase, protein MSNHFISPDSKVIAVDFDGTIVEHAYPGIGKEMLFAFATLKALQAKGHKLILWTYRHGDLLHEAVEYCRKNGVEFYAVNRNFPEEEVSEKVARKLNADIFIDDRNIGGFRGWSEVWQMLHPDGGDFFHVVVNPDAHNNYKKEEVSFFKRFLGRK, encoded by the coding sequence ATGTCGAACCATTTTATAAGTCCGGATAGTAAAGTCATTGCTGTTGATTTCGACGGTACGATAGTAGAACATGCCTATCCCGGAATTGGTAAAGAAATGTTATTTGCTTTTGCAACGTTAAAAGCATTGCAGGCAAAGGGACATAAATTGATTTTATGGACGTATCGTCATGGTGATTTATTGCATGAAGCTGTTGAATATTGCAGGAAGAACGGTGTTGAGTTTTATGCGGTGAATCGTAATTTTCCGGAGGAAGAAGTTTCGGAAAAGGTGGCACGTAAATTAAACGCCGATATTTTTATTGACGATAGAAACATTGGCGGATTCAGAGGTTGGAGTGAAGTATGGCAAATGTTACATCCTGATGGCGGGGATTTTTTTCATGTAGTGGTGAATCCGGATGCACATAACAATTATAAAAAAGAAGAAGTTTCATTTTTTAAAAGGTTCTTAGGAAGAAAATGA
- a CDS encoding 2,3-diphosphoglycerate-dependent phosphoglycerate mutase, with translation MSQLVIFRHGQSVWNLENKFTGWVDVDLTEKGIQEAKNAGLKLKGYKFDYAYSSSLQRAQKTLSLALETAGHSPITPIYDAALNERMYGDLQGLNKADTAAKYGDEQVKIWRRSFDIAPPNGESLKDTAARVIPYFEKEIVPKLKAGKNIVIAAHGNSLRALIMYLEKMTPEQILQFEIGTAEPRLYELDTNMNVTAAKNL, from the coding sequence ATGTCACAATTAGTAATTTTTCGTCACGGACAAAGTGTTTGGAATTTAGAAAACAAATTTACCGGATGGGTAGATGTGGATTTAACGGAAAAGGGCATTCAGGAAGCAAAGAATGCAGGTTTAAAATTGAAGGGATACAAATTTGATTATGCTTATTCGTCTTCATTGCAACGGGCACAAAAAACATTGAGTCTGGCGCTTGAAACAGCAGGGCATTCACCAATAACACCAATTTATGATGCTGCTTTAAATGAGCGAATGTATGGCGATTTACAAGGTTTAAATAAGGCTGATACAGCAGCGAAATACGGTGACGAACAAGTAAAAATATGGCGCCGCAGTTTCGATATCGCGCCTCCTAATGGTGAAAGTTTAAAGGATACTGCAGCACGTGTTATTCCTTATTTCGAAAAGGAAATTGTTCCGAAGTTGAAAGCCGGAAAAAACATTGTGATTGCAGCACATGGAAATAGTTTGCGTGCCCTAATCATGTATTTGGAAAAAATGACACCTGAGCAAATTTTACAATTCGAGATTGGAACGGCTGAGCCTCGTTTATATGAATTGGATACTAACATGAATGTAACTGCAGCTAAAAATTTATAA
- a CDS encoding response regulator transcription factor — translation MKKITIIIADDHRVFIDGMKALLKEVNELEVVADAENGSQLIEQAIKYKPDIILTDIQMPGKDGIEATKEIQKLHRDIKIIALTMLNETLFIKKMLDAGASGYILKTTDKHELIEAIKKVAAGEKYFSTEVTSRLMNNYSEKSSNPNDLLTKREKEILKYIAKGLTDKEIAEIVFLSPLTITTHRKNILSKLGLKNKVELTRFAIEHNLLD, via the coding sequence ATGAAAAAAATTACTATAATAATCGCCGATGATCACCGTGTTTTTATTGATGGCATGAAAGCTTTATTAAAAGAGGTAAACGAATTGGAAGTTGTTGCTGATGCTGAAAATGGTTCTCAACTAATTGAACAAGCTATAAAGTACAAACCCGATATTATCTTAACAGACATACAAATGCCCGGTAAAGATGGTATTGAAGCCACTAAAGAAATACAGAAACTTCATAGAGATATTAAAATAATAGCATTAACTATGCTCAATGAAACTTTGTTTATCAAGAAAATGCTTGATGCCGGCGCTTCCGGTTATATTCTGAAAACAACTGATAAACACGAATTGATAGAAGCTATTAAAAAAGTTGCTGCCGGAGAAAAATACTTTAGCACAGAGGTAACTTCACGGTTAATGAATAATTACTCGGAAAAATCTTCAAACCCTAATGATCTGCTCACCAAAAGAGAAAAAGAAATCTTAAAATATATAGCAAAGGGATTAACTGATAAAGAAATAGCCGAAATTGTTTTCTTAAGCCCTCTTACTATTACCACTCACCGAAAAAACATACTCAGTAAACTTGGACTTAAAAACAAAGTTGAATTGACACGATTTGCAATTGAACATAACCTTCTCGATTAA